The Elaeis guineensis isolate ETL-2024a chromosome 13, EG11, whole genome shotgun sequence genome includes a region encoding these proteins:
- the LOC105060664 gene encoding UDP-glycosyltransferase TURAN isoform X1, whose protein sequence is MFRPAKDWHALSPLPNLTLSTVAGRRPYRSLSLWLRASPICLTSRSDGLMEKRGRVAVVVLGDIGRSPRMQYHALSLAQQAHLEVDIVANGGSDPHMAVKENQSIHLHKMTSVNLQGLSKLSSPVALLLKAAMQFIILVWFLCFKIPRPDVFVVQNPPSVPTLAAVKLSSWLRRSPFVIDWHNFGYTLLGLSHGRGHVIVKIYHWFEKYFGRMADGSLCVTKAMQHELAQNWGIKATVLYDQPPEFFHPASLEEKHELFHRLENSICHPNGIRDCVTAAQRGPDSGAAIHGLDQSSNTLFSTQIGNDIFLKANRPALVVSSTSWTPDEDFGILLEAAVMYDRRVAAALSEDDSVEEKIWMDINNGKQYLYPRLLFIITGKGPERRKYEEQIKKLNLRRVAFRTMWLSAEDYPILLGSADLGVSLHTSSSGLDLPMKVVDMFGCGLPVCAVSFSCITELVEVEKNGLLFSTSSELADEFMMLFKGFPEKCDTLNSLRDGALATASSARWSTEWEMHALPLISEVISRKQ, encoded by the exons ATGTTCCGACCGGCGAAAGATTGGCACGCGCTCTCCCCCCTCCCCAACCTCACTCTCTCTACCGTCGCCGGACGCCGACCATATCGCTCGCTCTCTCTGTGGCTGCGAGCATCGCCAATCTGTCTTACTTCTCGGAG TGACGGATTaatggagaagagagggagagttgCTGTGGTGGTTCTTGGCGACATTGGTCGTAGTCCCCGAATGCAATACCACGCACTTTCTCTTGCTCAACAG GCACACTTAGAGGTGGACATTGTTGCAAATGGAG GTAGCGATCCTCATATGGCTGTTAAAGAGAACCAATCAATCCATCTTCACAAAATG ACATCAGTAAACCTCCAAGGGCTATCAAAGCTTTCAAGTCCAGTGGCACTCTTACTTAAGGCTGCGATGCAGTTTATTATTTTAGTCTGGTTTCTTTGTTTTAAGATTCCTCGTCCAGATGTTTTTGTTGTGCAG AATCCACCATCTGTTCCCACATTAGCTGCTGTTAAACTGTCTAGTTGGCTAAGGCGGTCTCCATTTGTCATCGATTGGCACAATTTTGGATATACTTTGCTAGGATTATCTCATGGGAGAGGTCATGTAATAGTGAAAATCTACCATTG GTTTGAAAAATACTTTGGGAGGATGGCTGATGGTTCTTTATGTGTTACAAAGGCAATGCAACATGAACTTGCTCAAAATTGGGGAATCAA AGCAACGGTTCTCTATGATCAGCCTCCTGAGTTTTTCCATCCTGCTTCACTCGAGGAGAAGCATGAG TTGTTTCATAGGTTGGAAAACAGCATCTGTCATCCAAATGGCATTCGTGATTGTGTTACTGCTG CTCAAAGAGGCCCGGATAGTGGTGCTGCCATTCATGGGTTGGATCAATCTAGCAATACTCTCTTTAGTACTCAAATTGGCAATGACATTTTCTTAAAAGCAAACAGGCCTGCCCTTGTTGTTAGCAGTACAAGCTG GACACCAGATGAAGATTTTGGCATACTTCTAGAAGCAGCAGTTATGTATGACAGGCGTGTTGCTGCAGCCTTAAGCGAGGATGattcagttgaagaaaaaatttggatggacatCAACAATGGGAAACAGTACTTATACCCTAGATTGCTGTTCATTATCACTG gtAAAGGGCCTGAAAGAAGAAAATACGAGGAACAGATAAAGAAGTTAAACTTGCGACGTGTGGCCTTCCGAACAATGTGGCTGTCAGCTGAGGATTATCCTATATTACTTG GATCAGCAGATCTAGGTGTATCATTGCATACTTCCTCATCTGGTTTGGACCTTCCAATGAAG GTAGTTGATATGTTTGGGTGTGGGCTGCCTGTTTGTGCTGTTTCCTTCTCATG CATCACTGAACTCGTAGAAGTTGAGAAAAATGGACTACTCTTTTCGACATCATCTGAGCTAGCTGATGAATTTATG ATGCTTTTCAAAGGCTTTCCAGAGAAATGTGATACATTAAACTCTTTAAGGGATGGTGCCTTGGCTACAGCATCCTCTGCAAGGTGGTCTACTGAGTGGGAAATGCATGCGTTGCCACTGATAAGTGAG GTCATTTCAAGGaaacaatga
- the LOC105060664 gene encoding UDP-glycosyltransferase TURAN isoform X2 produces MEKRGRVAVVVLGDIGRSPRMQYHALSLAQQAHLEVDIVANGGSDPHMAVKENQSIHLHKMTSVNLQGLSKLSSPVALLLKAAMQFIILVWFLCFKIPRPDVFVVQNPPSVPTLAAVKLSSWLRRSPFVIDWHNFGYTLLGLSHGRGHVIVKIYHWFEKYFGRMADGSLCVTKAMQHELAQNWGIKATVLYDQPPEFFHPASLEEKHELFHRLENSICHPNGIRDCVTAAQRGPDSGAAIHGLDQSSNTLFSTQIGNDIFLKANRPALVVSSTSWTPDEDFGILLEAAVMYDRRVAAALSEDDSVEEKIWMDINNGKQYLYPRLLFIITGKGPERRKYEEQIKKLNLRRVAFRTMWLSAEDYPILLGSADLGVSLHTSSSGLDLPMKVVDMFGCGLPVCAVSFSCITELVEVEKNGLLFSTSSELADEFMMLFKGFPEKCDTLNSLRDGALATASSARWSTEWEMHALPLISEVISRKQ; encoded by the exons atggagaagagagggagagttgCTGTGGTGGTTCTTGGCGACATTGGTCGTAGTCCCCGAATGCAATACCACGCACTTTCTCTTGCTCAACAG GCACACTTAGAGGTGGACATTGTTGCAAATGGAG GTAGCGATCCTCATATGGCTGTTAAAGAGAACCAATCAATCCATCTTCACAAAATG ACATCAGTAAACCTCCAAGGGCTATCAAAGCTTTCAAGTCCAGTGGCACTCTTACTTAAGGCTGCGATGCAGTTTATTATTTTAGTCTGGTTTCTTTGTTTTAAGATTCCTCGTCCAGATGTTTTTGTTGTGCAG AATCCACCATCTGTTCCCACATTAGCTGCTGTTAAACTGTCTAGTTGGCTAAGGCGGTCTCCATTTGTCATCGATTGGCACAATTTTGGATATACTTTGCTAGGATTATCTCATGGGAGAGGTCATGTAATAGTGAAAATCTACCATTG GTTTGAAAAATACTTTGGGAGGATGGCTGATGGTTCTTTATGTGTTACAAAGGCAATGCAACATGAACTTGCTCAAAATTGGGGAATCAA AGCAACGGTTCTCTATGATCAGCCTCCTGAGTTTTTCCATCCTGCTTCACTCGAGGAGAAGCATGAG TTGTTTCATAGGTTGGAAAACAGCATCTGTCATCCAAATGGCATTCGTGATTGTGTTACTGCTG CTCAAAGAGGCCCGGATAGTGGTGCTGCCATTCATGGGTTGGATCAATCTAGCAATACTCTCTTTAGTACTCAAATTGGCAATGACATTTTCTTAAAAGCAAACAGGCCTGCCCTTGTTGTTAGCAGTACAAGCTG GACACCAGATGAAGATTTTGGCATACTTCTAGAAGCAGCAGTTATGTATGACAGGCGTGTTGCTGCAGCCTTAAGCGAGGATGattcagttgaagaaaaaatttggatggacatCAACAATGGGAAACAGTACTTATACCCTAGATTGCTGTTCATTATCACTG gtAAAGGGCCTGAAAGAAGAAAATACGAGGAACAGATAAAGAAGTTAAACTTGCGACGTGTGGCCTTCCGAACAATGTGGCTGTCAGCTGAGGATTATCCTATATTACTTG GATCAGCAGATCTAGGTGTATCATTGCATACTTCCTCATCTGGTTTGGACCTTCCAATGAAG GTAGTTGATATGTTTGGGTGTGGGCTGCCTGTTTGTGCTGTTTCCTTCTCATG CATCACTGAACTCGTAGAAGTTGAGAAAAATGGACTACTCTTTTCGACATCATCTGAGCTAGCTGATGAATTTATG ATGCTTTTCAAAGGCTTTCCAGAGAAATGTGATACATTAAACTCTTTAAGGGATGGTGCCTTGGCTACAGCATCCTCTGCAAGGTGGTCTACTGAGTGGGAAATGCATGCGTTGCCACTGATAAGTGAG GTCATTTCAAGGaaacaatga
- the LOC105060664 gene encoding UDP-glycosyltransferase TURAN isoform X3, with the protein MAVKENQSIHLHKMTSVNLQGLSKLSSPVALLLKAAMQFIILVWFLCFKIPRPDVFVVQNPPSVPTLAAVKLSSWLRRSPFVIDWHNFGYTLLGLSHGRGHVIVKIYHWFEKYFGRMADGSLCVTKAMQHELAQNWGIKATVLYDQPPEFFHPASLEEKHELFHRLENSICHPNGIRDCVTAAQRGPDSGAAIHGLDQSSNTLFSTQIGNDIFLKANRPALVVSSTSWTPDEDFGILLEAAVMYDRRVAAALSEDDSVEEKIWMDINNGKQYLYPRLLFIITGKGPERRKYEEQIKKLNLRRVAFRTMWLSAEDYPILLGSADLGVSLHTSSSGLDLPMKVVDMFGCGLPVCAVSFSCITELVEVEKNGLLFSTSSELADEFMMLFKGFPEKCDTLNSLRDGALATASSARWSTEWEMHALPLISEVISRKQ; encoded by the exons ATGGCTGTTAAAGAGAACCAATCAATCCATCTTCACAAAATG ACATCAGTAAACCTCCAAGGGCTATCAAAGCTTTCAAGTCCAGTGGCACTCTTACTTAAGGCTGCGATGCAGTTTATTATTTTAGTCTGGTTTCTTTGTTTTAAGATTCCTCGTCCAGATGTTTTTGTTGTGCAG AATCCACCATCTGTTCCCACATTAGCTGCTGTTAAACTGTCTAGTTGGCTAAGGCGGTCTCCATTTGTCATCGATTGGCACAATTTTGGATATACTTTGCTAGGATTATCTCATGGGAGAGGTCATGTAATAGTGAAAATCTACCATTG GTTTGAAAAATACTTTGGGAGGATGGCTGATGGTTCTTTATGTGTTACAAAGGCAATGCAACATGAACTTGCTCAAAATTGGGGAATCAA AGCAACGGTTCTCTATGATCAGCCTCCTGAGTTTTTCCATCCTGCTTCACTCGAGGAGAAGCATGAG TTGTTTCATAGGTTGGAAAACAGCATCTGTCATCCAAATGGCATTCGTGATTGTGTTACTGCTG CTCAAAGAGGCCCGGATAGTGGTGCTGCCATTCATGGGTTGGATCAATCTAGCAATACTCTCTTTAGTACTCAAATTGGCAATGACATTTTCTTAAAAGCAAACAGGCCTGCCCTTGTTGTTAGCAGTACAAGCTG GACACCAGATGAAGATTTTGGCATACTTCTAGAAGCAGCAGTTATGTATGACAGGCGTGTTGCTGCAGCCTTAAGCGAGGATGattcagttgaagaaaaaatttggatggacatCAACAATGGGAAACAGTACTTATACCCTAGATTGCTGTTCATTATCACTG gtAAAGGGCCTGAAAGAAGAAAATACGAGGAACAGATAAAGAAGTTAAACTTGCGACGTGTGGCCTTCCGAACAATGTGGCTGTCAGCTGAGGATTATCCTATATTACTTG GATCAGCAGATCTAGGTGTATCATTGCATACTTCCTCATCTGGTTTGGACCTTCCAATGAAG GTAGTTGATATGTTTGGGTGTGGGCTGCCTGTTTGTGCTGTTTCCTTCTCATG CATCACTGAACTCGTAGAAGTTGAGAAAAATGGACTACTCTTTTCGACATCATCTGAGCTAGCTGATGAATTTATG ATGCTTTTCAAAGGCTTTCCAGAGAAATGTGATACATTAAACTCTTTAAGGGATGGTGCCTTGGCTACAGCATCCTCTGCAAGGTGGTCTACTGAGTGGGAAATGCATGCGTTGCCACTGATAAGTGAG GTCATTTCAAGGaaacaatga